TTTCGGCTGTGAGACTCCACGACTCACGAGATGGTCCGCCGAACGGCTGGCGCAGCGATCGCTCAATAGTAGTCCCACTCGTCGTCGCCACGGCCCCGCTCGACCTCCTCGTCGTCGGTATCGTCGTTCGTCTCGTCCGGCCACGATATCCCATCGCCGGTCACGCTCTGGTAGACGAACCCCCCGAATGCGACCAACAGAAGAATCAGCACGAGCGTTGCGGCGGCCGTCACAACCCACGTGGCTTGCCCGACGACCGCAACCGCGACAGGGAACGCCTGAAGCACGATGTGTACCATGTGAAAACGAGTGCAGCCATCGACATGAATATTAGTGCATGTCGACTCATCACATGAATTCTTGTGACGTGAACACGGCCGACCACATCCGCTCGCCGTCCACTCGGTGACTGCTCAGGTGTCGGCCTCGGTAGCGGGCGCTCGCGAAGCGTGGATCCACTCCCGTGTCGGCCCACCGATCCCGACCGAGACGAGGAGGACCCAAACGACCAAGCTCGCGGCAGCCGCCGGCAGGAGCCACGCGCTCGCGCCGAGCACTGCCCCCACGACGAGCCCGTACCACGGTCGGCGTTCGCCGACGAGTTCGGTGAGGCGCGCGCCGACGACCGTCAGTCCGAGCCCCGCAAGACCAACCACCGCGACGGCGACCGCTGCGCCCGCTCCGGCGACGACGAGCCTGTTGGCGCTGAGCCGAGTCACCTGACCGAAGAAATACACGCCGAAGAACAACACGCACGCGTGTGCCGTCACGCCGTAGACCGTCGACACCGTGAGGCGTTCCATCGAGGAATCGACGGACTGGTCGACGAATCCGTCGAACCGCCACAACAGGACACCGCCGAACAGCATCACGAACACGAACGCGCCGATCGCTCGGGCGGGTGGTGCGTCGACCACCGTGGTCGGATCGATGGCCTGGACACTGCTTGCACCGGAACCGACCGCGTCCACCACACTCGCCCGGCGATCGGAGACCATGGTGGTTCGTTACCCGCTCCGGCCGGAAGATCCTATCGGCAGTCCAGCGCGTGGTCGACGCTCTCCACTGTTCCTCCCGTCGACGCAGGTGCGAGCCGTGAGCCGGCGGGCACGCTCCGGATCGGTGATGGTCTCGCCATCCGATCGGTCGTCCACGCTCGGCGCATGGGCGTGCGTCTTATTACCAGGGTTCGCGTAGCAGTCGTTGAGAAACGATCGTTCAAGAGACACCATGCTCGGACGCCTCAAGTGGCTCGCAGGCCAGTTGATAGAACCCCTCCGAGTCGACGATGACCTCGAAAATTTTCGGCTGTCGATACCGGAGGCACAGACCACGACGGTCGAGGGGGCCGTTGGGTGGAACAAGCGCCCGCCAGCCACCCTCCAATGTCCGCGGTGTGAGAACGAGATTTACCAAGCGGGAGGAATGGACCCGATCGACTGCCCCCGGTGTGTCGCCGAGTTCACCCGCCACGAGTTCCCCGAGTTGGAACTGCTCTCGCTTCACTGTCCCGTCTGCAACGACCATCTGCGACACGGACGGCGGCATCCGAACGCGTACGATGTCCCCGAATGGGCTACGTGTCGAAACTGCCATTACCACTGGGAGTTCGAGGATTTCTAACGATGATCGGTACTCGACCGGCGATCCACCCTCCGTCGACCCGATCGCCGACACGCACGCTCGTGGAGTGGTGGTCGTGAACACCGTCGCGCTGGCCCTGGCGGTCGTGGCGTCCGTGCTAATGCTGGGTGGCGCACTGGTGATGACGTCAGGGAATTTCGGCGTCGCCGGGGCGCTGTTCCTGGCCGCAAGTATCGTCATCTACCTCCGGGAGCGGCGGGTGTAGCTCACGTCGTCGTTTCCGGACGACCACACCACGACACCGACTGCGTTCTCGAAGAACCACGACAGATATCGCGAAACTCATCACGACCGCTGCCGTAGTGCCGGACAATGGCCGCCATTCGTCACTCCCCCGGTCCCGCCGCGGCGGAAGCGTTCACGCTTGGCATCACAACGGCAGCGACGCTCGGTCTCGCCGGTCTCTGGCTGCTCGTCTGGACCGACGTACTGACGCTGCTCGGTGCGATTTTTGTTGCCTTCTTCGGGCTGCCCGTGCTGCTCGTCGTCGTGTCGTGTCTCCTCAGCGTGTGGCTCGGGTACGACAAGGACGCGGTCGACACGGCGCTGTCCTGAATCGATCGTCGGCTCCGACCCTCGCCTGCCGCTCCGCCGTCAGGAGTCGGCGAATCGACTGCGGGCCTCGCTCTCGCTCAGCTTGGTCGAGATCACCGGAACGGTCGACAGTCGGACGACCTTCTCGGCGATAGTGCCGAGCAGCGCGCCGAACCGGCCCTGATAGCCGGTTCCCATCACGATCGCATCGACGCCTTCGTCGTCGGCGTATTTGACGATCTCCTCGTGGATCGTGCCGCTTTTGATCGCGGTAACACACTCGACGCCGGCGTCGCTCGCCATCTCGTCCACCTCCTCGGTGACACGCTCGCCGTACTCCCGGTATTCCCTGCGGACCTGCTCTTCATCGTCCCTGATCGAGAGCGCCCGAGGCACGCCCGGAAGATCCATCACGTACAGCGTGTGGACGGTCGTGCCGAGCGTCGCCGCGAGTTCGATCCCGTGCTGGGCTGCCTTCCGCGCCTCGTCGCTCCCGTCGGTCGGAATGAGAATCGTATCGTACATTGTTTATCCACAAAGAACACGTCCATGCAGCAGTATAAATCCGTGGTCGTGCTGGTACACCCCTTTATTCGTTCGCGTGGTGGACACAGCCGACCGTGTGGTGAGTAGCGATAGCTCGCTACCGATCGCGGGATTTACGTCGCGTTTCCGTCCCCACCGTTTTCGGTGCCACTCGTCTCGGTCGCGTCCGTCTCGGCGTCCGACGCATCGGTATCGCCGAGGACGGAGCGGCCGAGACGACGGCCGACGATGACCGATGGGCTGATGACCTCGTCGGCACCCACGCGTTCGAGCTTGCCGACGTGGCCGTGGTCGGTCGCCGCCGCGACGATCCGGACGTCGGAGTTCACCTCCCGCGCGGCGAGCACCGCGAGGGTGTCTTGGGCGTCGTCGCTGGTCGCGGCCACGACCCCGCTCGCGACGTCGATCCGCGCGTCGAGGAGCGCGTCCTCGTCGGTCGGGTCCGCTGTGAGGACATTCACGTCTTCCTCGTCGAGCGCCGACGCCGTGTCGGCGTCGGCAGTCACGACGACCACGTCGGTCGTGGCCACCAGCTCGTCGACCAAGGGTTCGGTGAGGTCGCCGTAGCCGAGAACCACGACGTGGTCCTCCATGAGTGCGAGTTCCGAGGCTGTCATGGTTCCGAACGCGGCCGACACCCGGGACTCGATCGCCGGGATGATGAGCGAGCCCGAGGCGACGGCGAACGTGCCGGTGCTGATGACTATCGCCGAGAGGGTAAACAGTTTCGCCCCCTGACTCGTCGGCGTCGCGTCACCGTAGCCGACGGTGGTTCCAGTAACGACGATGTAGTAGAACGCGTCGGTCCACGTCTCGATACCGGTGTAGAAGTTGCGGAGTCTGTACGCCCCGATGGTGCCGTACGCCTGGCCGGCGACGAACGCCACGATGGCGGCGGTCTGGAACGGCGAGAGGTCGAGCGACTGGTCGAACGCGGTCCGGTTGCGAACCACCAGCGGGAACGTGCCGAGCGACAGCACGAACAGCAGGACGTCGGTCGGCTCCGCTGTCACGAGCGGTAACACCACCACCAGCGGGAGCACGAGGACCGTACCGTACCAGGCGATCCGGAGGCGGCGGCGAAGCCCCACCGCGAGCCCCCCGAGCACGAACGCGAGGAGCACGGCCCCGAACGGCACGACGGTCACCCACTCGGCCGGGAGAAGGGGCGCGAGCGGGCCATCGAACGCGAGGTCGCGCTGGCTGAAATGCGAGAGGCCGGTGACGAACGCGAGGACCGCGACCGCCGCGGTCAGCAGTACCGTAGTATCCGTTCCCGTGTACTCCCGCCAGTAGACGAACGGCACTCTGTCGTCGTGGTGGAACAGCTCCCGAAGGGCGGCGTCCATCGTCGTCTCGGGGGGATCGTTCGCCACCCCGTGACATACCAGGCGTACGATCATAAAGGCTGGTCGCCGATAGCACCGCCGTTGATCCCGACGGTCGCGATCACGAGTTCACGGCGACGGGCCATCTGCTGTCGACGGCTGCCGTGGTTAGCGGAGTGATACGCGAACGGGGCAGCGTTCGAGCCGCAGAGTGTGCCAACGACAGGACTATGGGGGTAAGTACCGTACCGCGTGCTATGAGTACCCAGGGGGCCGGCCCCGTGGAGACGGTCCTCCGGAGCGTCCTCGTGCCGATTTGTGTGATCGCGGGCGCGGTCGTCGTCTCGGTCTTTTTCTTTCCGGGGGTCGTCGGCTCGCTACTGACCGGGGGGGCCATTCTCATCGTTTCGCTGTTGTTCTTCGGTTCCGGACTGGCGTACGTCGCGCTGTTGCCGATCACGGTCGACGTGGACGCCGAAAAGGCCCGACGCGACGCCCCGTATCTACTGCGAATCCGGCGGCTTGGGTGGGTTGGGACCATCAAGGGCGCTGCGGCACGGTTCAGGAATTTTCTCGCCCGCCAGGACCCACTCACGTTCGGTGTCCCGGTAGCAGCCTTCGTCCTGTTTTTCGCAGCGTACTACCTCGCACCGTCGGGCACTCAGTCGGTCGTCGGCACCGTCGAAAGCGTCCTGCTCCACGAGTTCGGATGGCTATTCTTGGGCGCGATGTTCCTCGCGGTGTGTTACTGTCTGGTCTTGCTGGTCGGGCCGTGGGGAGACATCAAACTCGGCGGGCCCGACGCCGAACCCACCTACACCTACCCGACGTACTTCGCGATGTTCTTCACCGCGGGTATCGCCGCCGGTATCGTCTTCTGGGGCCCTGCCGAGGCACTCTTTCACTACGACACGCCGCCACCGTTTCTCGACGCCCAGCCACGATCGGGCGGTGTCGTCGCCGGCGCGCTCACCTACGCGATCTTTCACTACGGCTTCTCGGCGTGGAGCGCCTACGTCGTCATCGGCGTGCCGATCGCCTACTTCACCTACCAGCGAGGCGCGCCGCTGCGGGTCTCGTCGATCCTGACGCCGTTTCTGGGGGTCGACGGTCTCGACAGCCGCTGGGCCACGCTCGTCGACGTGCTCGCCGTGTTCGCGACCATTGGGGGGATCGCCACCTCGGTCGCGCTCGTCGGCCAGCAGTTCCTCGCCGGCGTCAGCTACCAGTGGGGAGTGACCTACGGCGGCGTGGCCCCCGTCCTCGTCGTCGCCGGACTGACGCTCATTTACGTCGTCTCCGCCCAGAGCGGCGTCCACCGCGGTATCCGTCGGATCGCCGGGGTCGCCATCGTCCTGTTCGTCCTGTTCGCGGCACTGCTGATCGCCGTCGGTCCGCAATCGGCCATTCTCGACATCGGTTCCGCCGCCGTCGGCGGCTACGTCGTGGATTTCGTACCGATGAGCCTCTATCTCGGCGGTGGACTGGTCGCCGAGGAGTGGGTGGCGAACTGGACGGTCTGGAACTGGTCGTGGTGGTTCTCGTGGGCCCCCTTCGCCGGACTCTTTCTCGCGGCGCTCTCGAAGGGCCGGCGGGTTCGGACCGTGGTTCTCACGGGTGCGGTCGCCACGTCGGCCGCGACCGCTGTGTGGTTCGTTCTGCTCGGCGGGACGTCACTATCCCTCCAGCGCTCCGGGACGGCCGACATCCTCGCCGCCATCGAGGCCTACGCCACGCCCGAGGCGGTCGCCGGCTTCCCGATCTTCGCGGCGCTCCCGCTCGGCCAGCTTCTGATGTTCCTGTTTCTCGCGCTCATCATCGTGTTCATCGTCACCTCCGCGGACACCTCGACGCTGGTGGTTGCGATCCTCGCGACCAAGCAGGATCGCGCGCCGACGACCGGGAGTATCGTCTTCTGGGGGCTGTTTCAGGGCGTGGTCGCGGTTGCGGTGCTGCTCGGCGGCGGCGGCGAGGCGTTACAGGCGCTCGCGGTGTTGACGGGCGGGCCGTTCGCGGTGCTGGTAGTGGTCGCGCTAGTTGGGCTGACGCTGACGTTCCGCCGCCACGAACGCGGTCATCGCTCACCGCTCGGCAAGTTGCGCGCCACCGTCCGCGATCACGGTATCGCGGGCCCGAGCGAGGTGCTTCGGGACGACGACTGAGCCCGACCCATTGGACGGAGCGCGTCGCTGCGGGATTTCCGCCAACGACGAGCGCTCAACCCACCGTGAGCGTTTTGCCGGTTCGCACAGTTCGGAGCGTATGCAGACGCTCGCTCCGGCCGAACCGTACACGACCGAGTTCGAGGCGATCGTCGAATCACAGGATGACGACGAACTGGTGCTCGACGAGACGTACTTTTATGCCGAGAGCGGGGGCCAGCCGCCCGATCGCGGCACTCTCGCTGGCGAGCGGATCGCGGATGTTCAGGAGCGCGACGGCGAGATCGTCCACACGCTCGCGGACGCACCGGCAGTTGAAGTCGGAGATACGGTCGCCGGCCGGATCGATCCGGCCTTCCGAACGTACTGCATGCGCGCCCATACCGCCAGTCACGTCCTCTACGGGGCCGGTCGCCGACTGTTCGACGACCTCGGCTACGGCGGGTTCGACATCGACGAGCACAAGGTCAGGGTCGACTTCGCGACCCCGACGGCGATCGACGACGCGGCGCTCGTGACGCTCGAACGGCTGGTCAACCGCGCGGTCTGGGACTCCAAGGACGTGACGTGGGAGAACGCCCCCCGGGAGGCGGCGCTCGCCCGCGACGACGTGGCGTTCAACACCAAGACCGAGGAAGGAATCGGCGGTGAGGAGGTTCGCCTGGTCGACGTCGACAGTTGGGACGTCGCTGCCTGCGGCGGAACCCACGTCCGAAACACCCGCGAGATCGGCCCGGTTGCAGTGCTCGATCGATCGAACCCTGGCGAAGGCGTGACGAGAGTCGAGTTCGCGGTCGGGCCGGCCGCGATCCAGCGGCGGAGCGCCGAGAAGACCGCGGCGCTCGACGCGGCCACCGCGCTCGAAACCCGCGTGACCGATCTTCCCGAGGCAGTCGCACGGCTCCGGGACGAACGCGACGCGCTCGCGGCCGAGCGGACAGGATTGCAGGAACACCTCGTCGATTCGCGGCTGGACGAACTGCGCGAAACGGCCGTCGAACGCGATGACCGGACGTGGCTCGTCGGGACGGTCGATCACCTCGACACCAACGAACTCGCGGAGCGAGCGAACGATCTCACCGATTCGGCCGCCGACGTGGTCGGCCTCGTCGGTGGCGACGGTGAGAGCGTCGCCGTTGCCACGGACGGAGAAATCGACGCCAACAGGGTCGTCGACGACCTCACCGCCGAATTCGGCGGCGGTGGCGGCGGAAACGAGACGATGGCCCAGGCTGGCGGCTTCGACACCGATCCCGAGGAGCTCGTCGCGTTCTTGCGTACCGGCAGCGTCGAAACCACGAACTGATTTGTCGGCTCGGCCACGATCCGAGTCATGAGCGAGGGAACGCCGGCAGGGACAGGGTGGTTCGAGGGGGTGGAGCAGGGCGATCTCGACGGTGCCCGCGACGCGATCGAGACCGGGAGCGCCGAATCCCCGGCTGACTGGCCCGCGCGAGCAGTCGAGACTGGCTTCGTCGACACCGACGAGGAGTACTACGCGGCGCTCCGCGAGGCGACGATCGCGACCGCCCGGGACGCGGCCGCCGAGCGCGAGCGTGCCGACGACCGTCAGGTGATCCACGCGGTCCGGGCGATGGACGACACGGAACGAATGGCGAACGAACTCGCCGAACGGGTCGCGGAGTGGGCCGCGAGTCGGACAGAAGACGCCGGAACCGGTATCGAACACTGTCGTGAACTCGTCGATCGGCGGGGCGAGAACGCCGAACCGGCCGACGACCGCGTGGCGGCGATCGCAGAACGCGTCGTCGATCTCGACGAGGAGGCGGCGGAACTCGAAGCGTACGTCGAGCGCACGGTTCGTTCGGTAGCTCCCAACCTCGCTGCGCTCGCAGGGCCGACGCTCGCGGCGCGCCTGCTCGCACTCGCCGGCGGTCTGGAGTCGCTGGCGCGAACGTCGAGTTCCACGATGCAGGTTCTCGGGGCCGAGGACGCGCTGTTCGCCCACCTCCGAGGGTCGGCTCCGTCGCCGAAACACGGCGTGATCTACACCCACGAGTACGTCCGCCACACCCATCCCGATGAGCGGGGCTCGGCAGCCCGCGCGCTCGCGGGCAAACTCACCATCGCCGCCCGGGTCGATCACTACGCCGGCGATCGCCGGCCCGATCTCGATCGCGAGTTGGACGAACGGATCGCGCGAATTCGAGCGCGGCGCGACGACGAAGATGCCGACGATCGGGGTGACGATGACGCTTCCTGAGGGCGTCGTCTATCGCGAGATCGACGGTGAGGAGCGTCTCGCGACCCAAGGGGCGACGGTCTACGGCGAACCCATGGAGGACGGGTGGCGTGCGTGGGACGTTCGGCGATCGAAACTCGGCGCGATGATCGACGCCGGAATGGACACCGGCCTCACGGGCGACGATGGAGTGTTGTATCTGGGTGCGGCGAACGGTACCACCGCAAGCCACGTCGCGGACTTCGCGCGTGTCGTCTACGCGGTCGAGTTCGCGTCGCGGCCGATGGGCGATCTCGTCGGCGTTGCGGAATCGCGGACCGGGCTTTTTCCACTGCTCAAGGACGCCCACCAGCCCGAGACGTACGCCCACATCGTCGAGGACGATCTCGATGCGATCGTTCAGGACGTCGCCACCCGAGGTCAGGCACGGGTGGCGTGTGCGAACCGGCAGTTCCTCGCCGCGGACGGCCGACTCCTGGCAGCGATCAAGGCCCGAAGCGAGGACGCGACCGCCGATCCCGAGAGCGTGTTCGACGCGGCGCTCGACGAACTCCGGACGACCTACGAGATCCTCGATACCCACCGGCTCGACCCGCACCACGCCGACCACCTCGCGGTTGTCGCCCGGCCGCGCTAACTCCCCGCCAGCGACGGGGTCCACCACAAAACCTTTATTAATGAAGGAGTTCCCTCAATGCGTATTCGACCGATGATGCCAGGATCGAACGCCCTCCCCGAGTCCTCGTGTTCGCCCTCCACGGACGCGGTGGCGGTCGGAGCGGTGATCTGCCGACGAGTCGATGCCGAACCGTGACGAACGACCACCGCGAGCGGGCCGCCGGCTGCTGGCTGGCGGTGCTCGTGATCCTTGCGGCGTTCGGTGGGGTGGCCTTCCTCGGACCGGCGAGCGCACAGGGGACCGATGTGGCGGCCAACGGGACGGCCGCACCCACGAACGACAGCCAATCGTCGATCAACGAAACCCAATCTCAGCGCAACGGAGTCGATGGGACTAACGAAACCAACGCGAGCAGCGCGACGTTCAACCGCTCGACCGTGGCCGAGGACCGTGGCGACATCGCCGCCATCGGAATCAATCTCTCCGGGGTGACCGAGACCACCGTCACGGTTGGCAGCCCCGCAGTCAACTACGAGACAAACGTCACCGTCGCGGACGGCGGCAACGGACAGGTCACGCTCCTGATGAACTCGTATCTCGCGGGCACCACCGAAAACGAAAGCCAGGCGTACGACACGCTGGCCGCTGAGGATTCGATCGTCCGGACGAACCGGACGACCGAACGACTCGAGGCCCCGCTCGACACCAGCACGTACAACCTCTCGGCCACGGTCGACGGGCGCGAAACCGACACCGCGGCGCTCAGACTGACCGAGCGGACGTCCGACGAGCTCGTGACGTGGACCGCCCCCGCCGAGAGCTTCGACAACGTGACGAACGCGAGCGAGGTCGCCGCCGCCATCGAGAACGACCGGATCACCACCACCGATAACGTCGCCGTCGGCGACGTGCTGGTGCTCCAATCCAAGCTCTCCGGCGTCTACGGCGCGTTCGAGGCCGCGAACTTCACCGAACTGGTCGAGCGCGGGATGTTCAACCTGACGGTCCGCCAGACCAATCCCGGCACGAACCGCCAGCCGAAGCAGCTCGATCTCGATCGGAGCCTCGCGAACGACTCGATACGAGTGATCCCCGATCCGGAAACGGACATCCTCTACGTCAACATCGACACCGAGGCGGCGGTCTTCGAGCGCGGCCCACCGCGTCCCGGTGACGAGTTCGAAGCCGAACTCACCGTGCGCGAGGAAAGCAGCCTCGCCGCGAGCAACCAGTCGATCGGCGCAAACGTCACGGCCGTCGGGGCCGAGCTCGGGCTCGGTGACGTCTCGCTCGCTGCCGACGACGGCCAGACCGTCACCGGAACGACGAGTATCGCGCCAGCCAGCGAGGTGACGATCAGTCTCACGGCCAACGGCACCGGGTCGTTCGTCAAGACCAACACCACCACAGTCTCGCCGAACGGCACCTTCGCCACCACGTTCAACCTCTCTGAGACCTCGCCGAACACCACGGTCGACGTGCGCGCGGTCGGACCACTCAACACCAGCGACGACATCACGGTGCCCGTCCGCCAGAGTCAGGAGCCCGCGCCGATGGCTGGCGGTGCCCGGCTCGCCGTCGACGACCAGACGACGACCGGCGAGACCGTTCGGATCCGAAACGTCACGCTCGCCGATGGTGGCTACGTCGTGATCCACGCGCCGAACGCCTCCGAAGCCCCCGTCGAGAGCGTTCTCGGCACGTCGAGCTATCTCGAGAACGGCACCGCCGAGAACGTCACCGTAACGCTCGGCCAACCGCTCACCGAGAGCACCGACGTGGTGGTGATGGCTCACCGCGACACCAACGACAACGGTGTGTTCGACTTCGTGAGTTCGAACGGTAGCGAGGACGGCCCCTACACGTCCTCGTCGGGGTCGACTGCCGCCGGAGCCGAAACCAGCGCGGAAGCGGCGACCGCCACCGGTGCTGCGGCGAGCGATAGCGAACCGGTCGCCACGACCGTCAGTGTGACCGTCAGCAACGCCACCACGACAGGTGAAGTGAGCGACACCACAGCGGTTGGGAGTGCGAACGGCACCAACGCGTCGGGGCAACCGACGAGCGAGAACGGTCCAGGGTTCGGGATCGTCGTCGCAACCGCCGCGATCGTCGTGGCTGTCGTCGCTCTCGGGAGACGACGAGAATGATACCACCGGCGGAGTGGGAACGGGAGCGGTTCCGATTCACACGCCGACGACCCAGCTCGCGACGGCAAGACCTATCACCGCCATCGTCGTAACGCCGATGAATGCTCGACGGAGTGCTCGCCGCGCTCGCGTGGTTCGGTCGGTTCTCCGACCCGCTCGCGTGGCTCGTGGTCGCCACCTTCACCGCCGGGGCGGCACTTACGTGGCGTGAGAGCCGGTTTGCACGCCCGATCACGGTCACAGCGTGGGTCCTCTTCGGGGTGTTCTGGCTCTCGGTGTTCCATCACTTCGCGTTCGTCCAGAAGAGCTTCATCGAAGGGATCGGGACGCTGGTGGCGGTGCCAGCGAGTCTCTATGCGGGATTATTGCTCGCCCGCGGTCGCGACTCGCTATTTGTACTCTCGCGGGCGATCGCCGCGATGGGACTGATCTTTTTCCCGTTTGAGACGATCCCCATCCTCCGGGAGTTCCTAATCGAGACCGTCACCCGTCAGACCGCGTTCTTGATCCAACTACTCGGGATCGATCCGACGGTGGTTTCGGGAACCCAGGTCCCGACTGGCACCCACCCCGACTACCAGAGCACGTTCTGGTTCGTCGATGGTGACCACACGATCACGTACACCATCCTGATCGCCTGTACCGGGGTGGGGAGCATGGCGATCTTCGGCGGGCTCATCGCCGCGACCGACGCGCCGCTCTCCCGGAAACTCCGTGCACTCGCGGTCTCGATCCCGGTGATCTACGGGCTAAATCTCGTTCGGAACGTGTTCATCGCGATCGGCTTCGGCACCCAGCGGTTCCACTTCTTCCCCGATACGATCATGTCGCTGTTCGGTTCCTCCGACCCGTACAAAGTCTCGTACTTCATCGCCGACCGCGTGCTCGCCCAGAGCCTCTCGGTGGTGGCGATGGTCGCGATCACGTGGGTTGTGATCCACGAACTTCCAGAAGTAATGGTCGTGATCGAGGATGTGCTCTACATGGCGACCGGGACCGAGTACGACCTCCAGCGCGCGCTCGGCGTCGGGATGCGTGCCGACGGCAGCGGTTCCGGCGGCGAGTAGGCGGTGCGGGCCTGGAGGATGAAGGGCGAGGCGCACGAAGTGCGCCGAGGGCTTCGGCGGTGCTGTGCGGTGGCGGTCGCAGTGCGGTCCTCGGCGGATCGAGGGCGAGCGCGACCGGAGGGAGCGCGAGGGCTCGGCGGTGCGGAAGGCGGTTGCGGTGCGGTCGCGGGGAGCGCCAGCAGTCCTACCGCGAGCGAACGAGCGGAGCGAGTGAGCGGGTGTTTTTAGTCCAGGTTTTTGGAGGGGGTTCGAGGGAGCGAGCGACCGAGGACCCCCTGTAAAAAAGTGGGTTTAGATGAGGTCTTCGGGTGCGCCTGCAAGACCGATCAGTGCGTCGCGCTCGACGTGATGGAGATCGCCGGGAATCACGAGCAGGTGAAGTGGGTCGCCGAAGTCCGTCTCGGCGAGCGCCGAGAGTCGATCCGCGGCCACGATTGGATCTGGACTTCCCGCGCGGGCGACGACGACGCCGAGCGGATCGTCGAGACCCGGTTCGAGTCGCTCGGCGGCGGTGCTCGCGGCCATATAACGATCCTCGGCGGCCTTGATGTCGAGAAAGCAGAGCGTATGGAGGCCGCGCTCGCGGTTCGTGTCGATGGTGTCGAGGACACTTTGGGGAATATCGCCGTCGCCGTAGGCGAACGGGATCGTGGTCGCTTTTCCAAAGCGGTAGTTCTGGAGTCCAGTAAGGGAGCTCGCGGCGGCCTGGGCAGTCGTCCCGTGGATCACACGGGTTTCGATGTCGCGTTCGTGCGCGCGGAGTCGGAGATCGGTGTGAGTCGTCGAGATCATGGGGTCGCCAGCGACCACGAACGCCACCTCGCCCCCCTCGGCCGCGTCGAGGATCGGTTCGGAGTCCTGTTCGACACTCGCTCGGTCGCGGACCTCGATTTCGCTGTCGTGGTAGGTTTCGAGATCCGCGACGGTCGCACCGACGAGTTTGCTGGTGTAGAACTCGGCGAAGACGCGGTCGGCGTCGCGGAGCGCATCCCGTCCCTCGACCGTGATCGAACGCTCGTCGTAGAGCCCGAGACCGACGAAAGTGAGCATGGCGTAGCTCGGGTGGGAGTCAGATTAAACACCGTGCTCCGCGAACGTCCACCGGGTCGCGTCCGTGGGGTACTCGTTCCACGCCAGAACGCGTTCGGGACGGACGGCGAAGAAGGGCGTTCCGTGTTCGATGCCGTACTTCCGCTCGTAGGCCGCGTCTACCCGTTCGATCCGTTCCTGGGTTGCGGTTCCTTCGTCGACGTGCTCCACTCGGCCTTCGAGAATGACCACCTCGTCGCCGCTCTCGGAATGGACGACGACGCGCGGATCCGCCGCGAGGTTTCGCACCCACCGCGTTCGCTCGCCGCCCCCACAGTAGAACGTTTCCTCGGTGTAGACGCCCCAGACGGGCCTGGCGTGCGGGCCACCGTCCGGGAGCGTCGT
The genomic region above belongs to Halococcus saccharolyticus DSM 5350 and contains:
- a CDS encoding pyridoxamine 5'-phosphate oxidase family protein, coding for MIPSAEPANATRERPHTESSYGIPDDEKGLLSWTFVADRLRENRNFWVSTTLPDGGPHARPVWGVYTEETFYCGGGERTRWVRNLAADPRVVVHSESGDEVVILEGRVEHVDEGTATQERIERVDAAYERKYGIEHGTPFFAVRPERVLAWNEYPTDATRWTFAEHGV
- the artA gene encoding archaeosortase A — protein: MLDGVLAALAWFGRFSDPLAWLVVATFTAGAALTWRESRFARPITVTAWVLFGVFWLSVFHHFAFVQKSFIEGIGTLVAVPASLYAGLLLARGRDSLFVLSRAIAAMGLIFFPFETIPILREFLIETVTRQTAFLIQLLGIDPTVVSGTQVPTGTHPDYQSTFWFVDGDHTITYTILIACTGVGSMAIFGGLIAATDAPLSRKLRALAVSIPVIYGLNLVRNVFIAIGFGTQRFHFFPDTIMSLFGSSDPYKVSYFIADRVLAQSLSVVAMVAITWVVIHELPEVMVVIEDVLYMATGTEYDLQRALGVGMRADGSGSGGE
- the dph5 gene encoding diphthine synthase, translating into MLTFVGLGLYDERSITVEGRDALRDADRVFAEFYTSKLVGATVADLETYHDSEIEVRDRASVEQDSEPILDAAEGGEVAFVVAGDPMISTTHTDLRLRAHERDIETRVIHGTTAQAAASSLTGLQNYRFGKATTIPFAYGDGDIPQSVLDTIDTNRERGLHTLCFLDIKAAEDRYMAASTAAERLEPGLDDPLGVVVARAGSPDPIVAADRLSALAETDFGDPLHLLVIPGDLHHVERDALIGLAGAPEDLI
- a CDS encoding DUF7282 domain-containing protein, with the translated sequence MTNDHRERAAGCWLAVLVILAAFGGVAFLGPASAQGTDVAANGTAAPTNDSQSSINETQSQRNGVDGTNETNASSATFNRSTVAEDRGDIAAIGINLSGVTETTVTVGSPAVNYETNVTVADGGNGQVTLLMNSYLAGTTENESQAYDTLAAEDSIVRTNRTTERLEAPLDTSTYNLSATVDGRETDTAALRLTERTSDELVTWTAPAESFDNVTNASEVAAAIENDRITTTDNVAVGDVLVLQSKLSGVYGAFEAANFTELVERGMFNLTVRQTNPGTNRQPKQLDLDRSLANDSIRVIPDPETDILYVNIDTEAAVFERGPPRPGDEFEAELTVREESSLAASNQSIGANVTAVGAELGLGDVSLAADDGQTVTGTTSIAPASEVTISLTANGTGSFVKTNTTTVSPNGTFATTFNLSETSPNTTVDVRAVGPLNTSDDITVPVRQSQEPAPMAGGARLAVDDQTTTGETVRIRNVTLADGGYVVIHAPNASEAPVESVLGTSSYLENGTAENVTVTLGQPLTESTDVVVMAHRDTNDNGVFDFVSSNGSEDGPYTSSSGSTAAGAETSAEAATATGAAASDSEPVATTVSVTVSNATTTGEVSDTTAVGSANGTNASGQPTSENGPGFGIVVATAAIVVAVVALGRRRE